In Oryza sativa Japonica Group chromosome 3, ASM3414082v1, one DNA window encodes the following:
- the LOC112938230 gene encoding uncharacterized protein, whose translation MLDMEVKGSEEDLDPLSGDLPPQAAVSGSRAIGGGPHRLSAPRSHGSTAGDDGRGGASKLPLLLAWIRRRRGWEWRIRRILPLPHGSCRLFGPLSCGSTVDGDGRGGSGDLFPSRTYPRLLSTRLSRGSVGGGDGRGGSGDLFPSRTDPIVSSRRRRQEGRKRQPPHCCQFRPLPHRKIGYGTASEALACKLQFIFVRRDYFNEEPFLRILLEHYQSSIEMTRREFLNGYWKLYLLRALTLEPCYDGPTNGGEEKELDTYW comes from the exons ATGCTGGACATGGAAGTGAAGGGGTCAGAGGAGGATCTGGACCCCCTCTCCGGCGACCTCCCTCCCCAAGCGGCAGTGTCCGGATCGCGAGCCATCGGCGGAGGGCCCCATCGTCTCTCTGCCCCCCGCTCGCACGGATctaccgccggcgacgacgggaggGGCGGAGCCTCCAAGCTGCCGTTGCTGCTCGCGTGGATCCGCCGTCGACGGGGATGGGAGTGGCGGATCCGACGAATTCTTCCCCTCCCGCATGGATCCTGTCGTCTCTTCGGCCCCCTCTCGTGCGGATCAACTGTCGACGGCGATGGGAGGGGCGGATCCGGCGACCTCTTCCCCTCCCGCACATATCCCCGTCTTCTCTCCACCCGTCTCTCGCGCGGATCcgtaggcggcggcgacgggaggggTGGTTCCGGCGACCTCTTCCCCTCTCGCACGGATCCCATCGTCTCTTcgcgccggcgacgacaggAGGGGCGGAAGCGGCAGCCTCCCCACTGCTGTCAGTTCCGGCCACTGCCGCACAG GAAAATTGGATATGGAACTGCAAGTGAGGCTTTGGCCTGCAAGCTGCAGTTTATTTTTGTCCGCAGAGATTATTTTAATGAAGAGCCATTCTTGCGGATTTTACTTGAG CACTACCAGAGCAGTATTGAAATGACCAGAAGGGAGTTCCTTAATGGGTACTGGAAACTTTATCTACTCCGTGCTCTCACACTTGAACCATGCTATGATGGTCCAACAAATGGTGGTGAG GAAAAAGAATTAGATACATATTGGTAG